The genomic region GATGGCGCTCGGGCAACTGGTCGTCGGCCCGATGAGCGACAAGTGGGGGCGCAGACGGCCGCTGATCGCCGGGCTGCTCGTCTACATCGTCGCCACCGCCGTGTGCGCGTTCGCGCCCACCATCGAACTCCTCGTCGCCTTCCGGCTGCTCCAGGGCCTCGCGGGCGCCGCCGGAATCGTGATCGCCCGGGCCGTCGTACGCGACCTCTACGACGGCGTCGACATGGCCCGCTTCTTCTCCACGCTCATGCTCATCTCCGGGGTCGCGCCGATCATCGCGCCGCTCATCGGCGGACAGGTACTGCGGATCACCGACTGGCGAGGCGTCTTCTACATCCTCACCGCCGTCGGTGTCGTACTGACCGTCGTCGTCTGGCGGATGCTGCCCGAGACGCTCGCGCCCGAGCACCGCCACAGCGGCGGCACCGTCGAAGCGCTGCGCACCATGCGGGGACTGCTCGCCGACCGCGTCTTCACCGGCTACATGCTCACCGGCGGCTTCGCGTTCGCGGCGCTCTTCGCGTACATCTCGGCCTCGCCGTTCGTGGTCCAGGAGATCTACGGCGCCTCCCCGCAGACGTACAGCATCCTCTTCGGCGTCAACTCCATCGGCCTCGTGGCCGTCGGCCAGATCAACGGCAAACTGCTCGTCGGCCGGGTCAGCCTCGACAAGGTCCTCTCCGTCGGCCTCGCGATCATCACCACCGCCTCGGCCGCGCTGCTGCTGATGGCGAGCGGGGTCTTCGGCGAGGTCGGCCTCGTCCCGATCGCCGTCGGCCTGTTCGTCCTCATGTCCGCGATGACCCTGTGCATGCCCAACACCAACGCGCTCGCCCTCATGCGCACCCGGCACGCCGCGGGCTCCGCCTCCGCGCTGCTCGGTACGTCCTCCTTCCTCGTCGGCGCGCTCGCCACACCCCTGGTCGGCATCGCAGGTGAGCACACCGCGGTCCCGATGGCCGTCGTCCAACTGGCGTGTTCACTGGTGGCCGTCGGCTGCTTCGTGGGACTGTGCCGTCCCTGGCGGATACAGGCGGACGCGAAGGGAGTGGCGAGCTGAGCGCACCGCGACTGCGCCCCGGCACACCGGAACGAGCCGGGCTGGACCCCGGCGAACTGGACCGTCTCGTACGGGAGTTCCGGCGGCTCACCGACGGGGACCGGCCCTGGGCCGCGGGCGCCGTACTGGTCGCCGGACGCGGACCCGTGATCGCCGTCGAGGAGGCGGTGGGGTGGGCCGTGCGGTACGCCGCCTACGACGAGGCGACCGACACGGGTGTGGAGCTGGCGCGCGAGGCCCGCGTCCCGATGACCGCGGACACCGTCTTCGACCTGGCGTCCCTCACGAAGCTCTTCACGACCGTGGCCGCGGCGCAGCAGCTGGAGCGCGGCACACTCGGCGTCGACGCGCGGGTCGGAGCGTATCTGCCGGACTTCGTCGCGGCCGTCGAGTACGGGATCACCGTGCGGCACCTGCTCACCCACACCTCCGGGC from Streptomyces sp. NBC_00878 harbors:
- a CDS encoding multidrug effflux MFS transporter, with translation MSERGRTTRDQDGPEGHIPSAAVAEAVTETVNEETATGAAATADAVPPVPLPVPPPTARRSVGLLVTLVLGGLTAVPPLSMDMYLPALPEVTDALHASAATVQLTLTSCLAGMALGQLVVGPMSDKWGRRRPLIAGLLVYIVATAVCAFAPTIELLVAFRLLQGLAGAAGIVIARAVVRDLYDGVDMARFFSTLMLISGVAPIIAPLIGGQVLRITDWRGVFYILTAVGVVLTVVVWRMLPETLAPEHRHSGGTVEALRTMRGLLADRVFTGYMLTGGFAFAALFAYISASPFVVQEIYGASPQTYSILFGVNSIGLVAVGQINGKLLVGRVSLDKVLSVGLAIITTASAALLLMASGVFGEVGLVPIAVGLFVLMSAMTLCMPNTNALALMRTRHAAGSASALLGTSSFLVGALATPLVGIAGEHTAVPMAVVQLACSLVAVGCFVGLCRPWRIQADAKGVAS